In the genome of Candidatus Woesearchaeota archaeon, the window CGATAATCTCAACTGCAGAAATTCCCGCGCGCTCGTATTTTGAGCTTTCAGGAATTACAACTGCTCCGAATACATCATCTATTCTTGCGCGGTAGCACTTAA includes:
- a CDS encoding DUF120 domain-containing protein; the encoded protein is KCYRARIDDVFGAVVIPESSKYERAGISAVEIIAPVFLRKKFFLKDGDNMAFEVYDIQKNA